In the genome of Synechococcus sp. CB0101, the window GGCGCCACCCCAATCAATTGCGCGTCGCGGGCCTTGGCCTCCTGGGCGTTGCTGAGCACCTTGTCGAACACCGTGCCCGGTACCGCGATCGACACCACCGGAACCCGCGCATCCAGCAGCGCAATCGGGCCGTGCTTCATCTCACCAGCCGGGTAGCCCTCGGCGTGGATGTAGCTGATCTCCTTGAGCTTCAAGGCACCCTCAAGCGCGATCGGGTAGTTGATGCCGCGCCCCAGGAAGATCACATCCTGCGTGTCGGCGAACAGATGCGCCATCTGCTCGCAGCGGCGGTCGTGGTCATCCACCAGTGCCCGCAGTTGCGCCGGTAAGGCCCGCAGGCCAGCCGCCAGCTGGCGGAGCTGCTCGGGCCCGTGGCCCGTGGCACCGCCGCCGCGGCGTTCAGCAAAGGCCAGCGCCAATCCGTAAAACGCCAGCAGCTGCCCCAGGAACGTTTTGGTGGCGGCCACACCCACCTCGATCCCGGCGCCGATGTCGAGGATCTGATCCACCAGTCGGCCCAGGGAGCTCTCCGGGCGGTTCGTGATCCCCAGCAGCCGCGGCGCATAGGCCGGATCAGCCACCGCACGGCGCCGCTCCTGCTCCATCGCCAGCGCCGCCAGCGTGTCGGCCGTTTCGCCCGATTGGGTCACACCGATCGTGAGGGTGTTCGGGCCGAGCGGTGGCGGCGCATAGCGGAATTCACTGGCGTAAAACACGCTCGTTGGGATCCCCGCCAGCTGCTCCAGCAAATAGGCCCCCACCTGAGCCGCGTGGCGGCTGGTGCCGCAGGCCAGGATCTGGATCCGCTCCACACCCTCGTAAACCCGCTCGTCGAGGGGCAGCGCCACCAGGCCACCGCTCTCAGGCAAATGCCGCGCCACCCACAGCGCAGCCGTTTCCGGTTGCTCGTGGATCTCCTTCAGCATGAAGTGGCGGAAGCTGCGCTTGTCCGCCACGTGCTCAGTGCCGCTCAGCAGGCTCGGTGTGCGCTGCACCCGATCACCAGCTGCGTCGTAGAGCTCGATCCCCAGGGGGGTGAGCAGTGCCACTTCGCCGTCTTCCAGCGGCAGGATCGTGCGCGTGAATCCCGCCAGGGCTGGGGTGTCGCTGGCGCAGAGGAATTCGCCTTCTCCCAGGCCGATCAGCAGCGGTGCTGACTTACGAGCCACCACCAGGGTGCCAGGCAACTCCGCCCACACCACCGCCAGCACATAGGCCCCATGCAACCGCGGCAACACGGCCTGCACGGCCTGCAGCAGCAAAGCTCCGCTCGGCTTGCCACCGGCCGCCACCAGCCGGCCCAGCTCACGGCTCAGCAGGTGGGGGATCACCTCCGTATCCGTCTCGGAGCGGAACACCACCCCTTCTCCCTGCAGCTCCTCCCGGAGCGTGCGGTGGTTCTCAATGATTCCGTTCTGCACCACCGCCACACGGCCTGGGCCATCGAGGTGGGGGTGGGCGTTGCGCTCTTCTGGTTTGCCGTGCGTCGCCCAGCGGGTGTGGCCGATGCCGCATTGGCCAAACGCTCCCTGGGCCTCAAACCGCTGGGTGAGGTTCACCAACTTCCCCTCGGCCCGCAGGCAGCTCAGCTGCCGCTCTCCATTGACCGTGGCGATACCGGCCGAGTCGTAGCCGCGGTACTCCAGCTGCCGCAAACCCTCCAGCAGCAGGGGGGCCGCTTCCTGGGAACCCACGAGGGCGACGATTCCGCACATGGGATGGGTCAAAGACGTCTAAAGTGGAAGTTGGCTGGACGTCAGTGATACTTGCAATCACGCGGACTGACATTCAGTGGACAGACAAGACGCAGAGCCGGCTACTGAATTCGGCGGGCAAAGGTGCAGGAGCCGTAAACTCGCAGTCAAAGATAAGAATCGAGGGCCGACTTAACAATCGACCCTATAAATATGAACAGAGATGAAAAGGGGTCAGCGGCGCTCATCCAACCAGCGCAATCCCGCTTCAGCACGTTCGCGCAGCTGCTTGAGCTTGGGATACTGCGCTTCAAACTGCTTCAGTGGATTGGGCTTCGACGATTGAGGTGCGTAGCCATAGCCATAGCCATAGCCATAGCCATAGCCATAGCCATAGCCATAAAGTTTGGCGGCGGGTTGGGTTTGGTTGGTGATCACACCCAACAGATCAGCGTTGGAGGCCTGAATCCGTTTCAGCGATTGAGATGGCAGATTGCGATCAATCCGCCCCAGGCTCACCACAAACAACAAACCATCCAGGTGATCACCGAGCAACAGCGGCTCCACCAGATCCAGAGCCGGTGGGGTGTCGAACAACACCAGATCAAACTGAGGCAGCGCACGCAACTGCTGGATCACCTCGCCGCAGCGCGCTGAGCTGAGCAATTTGGCTGCATCCGGAGGCCGCCGGCCCACCGGCAACAGCGCCAGATTGGCTTCAGGCCACTGGAGCAAAGCCTCTAGTTCTGGCGGATGCTCCGTGAACAGCTCACTCCAGCCGCGTGCCCCATCAGCGGCAAAACGCTGATGCAGCTGCATCTGGCGCAAATCACCATCCACCAACAACACCTTCAAGCCAAGATCGGCCAGGGCTTGGCCCAGCAAGGCCACGCTGGTGGTTTTGCCTTCTCCGCTTGCGGTTGAGGTCACCGCGAGCATGCGCAGGTTGCCGCCGGCGCGCACCAATTGCAGGGAGCGATAGAGGTTGCGCAATGATTCCCTCAGGCCAAAGCGCTGTTGATCATCGAGCTGCTCCCACAAGCCATTAACGCTCTGAAAACGCTCCAGCGGCAGGAAGGGGATACTGCCCAAGAGCGGTTGATCAATCCCCTGCTCCACATCCCGCGGACTATGGAACACATGATCCAAACGGTCGCGTAGCAACGCTGCACCGGCACCCGCCATCGCACCCAACAGCAAGCCGAGCATCAAATTGCGCGACAGGTTGGGTTTAACAGGGGTCTCATCAACTTCCGGTGGACTGATCACCTGCCAGGGCAGTGTTTTCTGCGCCACCTCCAAGCGGAAGCTCTCACGTGCCTTGAGGTAGCTGCTGAGGTTTTCGCTGGCAATCTCCAGCCGTTGATTCAAGGCGTCGTATTGCTTCACCAGCTCAGGGCCCACCACCCGAAACGCCTTCTCCAGCTGAGCCAGCTGACGTTGCACCTCGGCCTGTTGGGCCGCGTTTTCCTGCAATGCAGACGCCACGGCGTCGAGCTGCCGGCGCTGCAACAGCGGCCGCAGCTTGTTGCGTTGAGCCGTAAGGCTTCGCACCAAAGGAGAGCTGCTGCGGAAGGTGCCACTGGCTTCCGCCAGTTGCTTCTCCACATCGGTGAGATCAGCCAACAGCTGGCTGAAGGCACCACTGGCTAGGGCACCACTGAGGTCAGCTCCGGTTGCGGGTTTGAGCCCACCGCCGCCGCTGACACCCGATGCTCCTTGGAATTGCGGCGAAAACAGTTGCCCGCGCCTTACAGAAGCCTGCAACCCCACCAGCTGGGCTTGGCCCTGCTGCAATTGGCGCTCGCGCGCCTCGAGATCCGCCCGTTCCAGTTCGATTTGCTTGGCGCGATCCTCTGGAATCAGAAGAGCATTCGCGCGGCGGAAGTTGGCCAGCTCTTGCTGGATCTGGCTCACACGCTCCTGCAGGCCGGGTGCTTGCTCGTCGAGGAACTTCAATCCTTGCGAGAGCTTTTCCTGCCGTTGGCGCAGCGAATAGGCGAGATACGACTGGGACAGCGCCTTGAGGAGCTGCTCACCCTGCTGAGGATTGCGCCATTGCAGGCTCACTTTAAGCACGCCATCCGCATCGCGTTGCACGCTGCGGGCCGTGACACGGCCAACCAATGCATCAGGCTCAAGCCCTTGGGCGTTAGCTAAGGGCTGCAGCAGCATCGGGCTGGTGAGCACCTCAATCAGGTTGGGTAAGTCCACTGTGCCTGGATTCACCAACGCCAGGTCAGAGAGCTGATTGCTGGGGCCACCCAATTGGCGATCTTCACTGAGGGGATCACTCACCAGCAAGGTGAAGCTGCCCTCATAGGTGGGGCGAAACAAGCGCTGCCCCAGCGTGAGCACCCCGGTGATCGCCAGGGTGACGCCAAAGCCCGCCAAAAACCAGCGCCGCCGTCGCCGCAGCGCCATCCAGATCTCTTTGAGGTTGATCTCGCCATCCGGTACGGCGGGCATCATCATCAGCCCTTCAGGCGGAGCAACTCCCGCTGGCGGCTGCAGGCGACTGCCGTTGGAGCTGGGGGAGGACAAAGCCAAAGGGTGTGACGTCAAAGAAAAGGGGCGATGCAAAGCGCATCACCCATCAAGGCAAGGGTCCAGGCGGGAGATCTGCAGAAAGCAGCGATCACATCATTGATCGATCCGCGCGGTGCCGTGGCGGTCGAGCAAATCACGCATAAAGCGATGCAATCCCGTCATGGCAGCGGCCATCAAGGCATCCGACCTAAATGCGCAAAATGCCGCCGCACTTGCTTGGGCC includes:
- the glmS gene encoding glutamine--fructose-6-phosphate transaminase (isomerizing), producing the protein MCGIVALVGSQEAAPLLLEGLRQLEYRGYDSAGIATVNGERQLSCLRAEGKLVNLTQRFEAQGAFGQCGIGHTRWATHGKPEERNAHPHLDGPGRVAVVQNGIIENHRTLREELQGEGVVFRSETDTEVIPHLLSRELGRLVAAGGKPSGALLLQAVQAVLPRLHGAYVLAVVWAELPGTLVVARKSAPLLIGLGEGEFLCASDTPALAGFTRTILPLEDGEVALLTPLGIELYDAAGDRVQRTPSLLSGTEHVADKRSFRHFMLKEIHEQPETAALWVARHLPESGGLVALPLDERVYEGVERIQILACGTSRHAAQVGAYLLEQLAGIPTSVFYASEFRYAPPPLGPNTLTIGVTQSGETADTLAALAMEQERRRAVADPAYAPRLLGITNRPESSLGRLVDQILDIGAGIEVGVAATKTFLGQLLAFYGLALAFAERRGGGATGHGPEQLRQLAAGLRALPAQLRALVDDHDRRCEQMAHLFADTQDVIFLGRGINYPIALEGALKLKEISYIHAEGYPAGEMKHGPIALLDARVPVVSIAVPGTVFDKVLSNAQEAKARDAQLIGVAPDCADAELFDTLLPVPTVDELLSPLLTVIPMQLLSYHIAAHRGLDVDQPRNLAKSVTVE
- a CDS encoding polysaccharide biosynthesis tyrosine autokinase; this encodes MPAVPDGEINLKEIWMALRRRRRWFLAGFGVTLAITGVLTLGQRLFRPTYEGSFTLLVSDPLSEDRQLGGPSNQLSDLALVNPGTVDLPNLIEVLTSPMLLQPLANAQGLEPDALVGRVTARSVQRDADGVLKVSLQWRNPQQGEQLLKALSQSYLAYSLRQRQEKLSQGLKFLDEQAPGLQERVSQIQQELANFRRANALLIPEDRAKQIELERADLEARERQLQQGQAQLVGLQASVRRGQLFSPQFQGASGVSGGGGLKPATGADLSGALASGAFSQLLADLTDVEKQLAEASGTFRSSSPLVRSLTAQRNKLRPLLQRRQLDAVASALQENAAQQAEVQRQLAQLEKAFRVVGPELVKQYDALNQRLEIASENLSSYLKARESFRLEVAQKTLPWQVISPPEVDETPVKPNLSRNLMLGLLLGAMAGAGAALLRDRLDHVFHSPRDVEQGIDQPLLGSIPFLPLERFQSVNGLWEQLDDQQRFGLRESLRNLYRSLQLVRAGGNLRMLAVTSTASGEGKTTSVALLGQALADLGLKVLLVDGDLRQMQLHQRFAADGARGWSELFTEHPPELEALLQWPEANLALLPVGRRPPDAAKLLSSARCGEVIQQLRALPQFDLVLFDTPPALDLVEPLLLGDHLDGLLFVVSLGRIDRNLPSQSLKRIQASNADLLGVITNQTQPAAKLYGYGYGYGYGYGYGYGYAPQSSKPNPLKQFEAQYPKLKQLRERAEAGLRWLDERR